Proteins encoded within one genomic window of Streptomyces profundus:
- the coaE gene encoding dephospho-CoA kinase, whose amino-acid sequence MVAVGLTGGIGSGKSEVARALARRGAVIVDSDRIAREVVAPGTPGLAAVAAEFGAEVLGADGALDRERLGRIVFAAPERRKALNGIVHPLVARRSAELQARARPGAIVVHDVPLLAEERLSHRYAAVVVVDASEESQLARLTGSRGMSEADARARMAAQATREERLAIADFVVDNDGTLAELDSRVGELWEWLVELVGRD is encoded by the coding sequence ATGGTGGCAGTGGGGTTGACCGGGGGTATCGGCTCCGGCAAGAGCGAGGTCGCGCGCGCTCTGGCGCGCCGGGGCGCGGTGATCGTGGACTCCGACCGGATCGCGCGCGAGGTGGTGGCCCCGGGAACGCCGGGGCTGGCGGCGGTGGCCGCCGAGTTCGGCGCTGAGGTGCTCGGTGCCGACGGTGCGCTCGACCGGGAGCGGCTGGGGCGCATCGTCTTCGCCGCCCCGGAACGCCGCAAGGCGCTGAACGGCATCGTGCATCCCCTGGTGGCGCGGCGCTCCGCGGAGTTGCAGGCGCGGGCTCGGCCCGGGGCGATCGTGGTGCACGACGTGCCGCTGCTCGCCGAGGAGCGGCTCTCGCACCGCTATGCGGCGGTCGTCGTGGTGGATGCCTCCGAGGAGAGCCAACTGGCCCGGCTGACGGGTTCGCGAGGGATGAGCGAGGCCGACGCCCGCGCCAGGATGGCGGCCCAGGCCACGCGCGAGGAGCGGCTGGCCATCGCCGACTTCGTGGTGGACAACGACGGCACGCTCGCCGAACTCGACTCCCGGGTAGGCGAGTT